The following nucleotide sequence is from Leptodactylus fuscus isolate aLepFus1 chromosome 10, aLepFus1.hap2, whole genome shotgun sequence.
TGATAGCACCCTACCGAGATGGCAACTACAAAACGCACTGATGATCACATTTACTGGCCTATTCATTTTAGACAATTGTTATATTCACTCAGTGGAAACGACAAAACAGCAGGTATCTGGCTGGTCACATAATGGAGGAATCAGTTTTATGCCTCCATCATATACATCCATTATACATCTACGGTTCTGCTACGTCATATGTCCATATACTAATACCTGATTAAGAAAATGTCAATTCAGGTGAAACCTGAGTCGGTTCATTTTTATGACCGGATCCAGCATAGACTTTTTATGAATATTATGTGGACTTTTATATCTTATATTTGTATCAATAAATACACTTATGATGCTTTGTACAGTCAGAGGAGTATTGCACTACGTACACTTGTATACTACAAGATGGCACAATACAGTGACACACTCAGCTCCTAGCGCTCacaacttaggctgggttcacaccagggcttgaattccgttcggggattctgttcccgaATCGCTtgaaaaatgcgtagagaaaagtctTATAGAAATCCTTATACACGTCTCAAGATTGCATAAAACTATGCAGATTAAGGAAATAGGAGGTGTTGCTAATATCTGCATGTGATGTAAGATGGCAATGgaggctggaatggaggtctttcctcttcagtgatgtgacCTGATTTTGTCTTGGATGCAGCGATAGTTGGAGGTTGGTCATGTGCAACGCCATGAACAGATCTTCACAAGGGAATGTAACACCTACACCCAGGATTATAGTGTGGGGTGGTATAATTTGGTAGCCAGATCTCACTAGTATTCTTTTAGCTCAgcattaggctaaagccccatgttgtggaaacgcagcttttttgtgttgcagattttgttgtggttttttgagccaaagccagaagtggattaagcAAAAAGGAGACATATAAGAAATTCCCATATGTGTCCcatcccttttgtagccattcttggccttggctttaaaaaaagtcaacaaaatctgcaacaaaaaagctgcgtttccacaacatggggcctcagccttagggcccgttcacagaGAGTAAACTCTCATGTATTTAAATACACATTTAAAaattagactcccattgacttcaatgacatttacacgtgtattttgacatggttttttacacgtgtaaaaaaaatgtctttgaagtatttttacacgtgtattttgccaaaatacacacgagtttactccgtgtgaacgggcccttacattgATTTGGTCATGGAACCAGTAGTGTAGCCATATCTATACATGACAATGCCCGGCCTCATGTTGCTCGTACTACTTTGAGCAGCCTTTGGTACTCGCCACCCCGCTCTGCAATATCTCCAAACTTGTCTCCCAtcaagcacatctgggacatcattggtTTGGCAATAGCAAAGACAGCTGCCAGCAGAGAATCCTGATGATTTACATGCCCAAGAGCATTCAGCGTGGCATAATATTCCTCAGATAACCATTAATAACATTGATAGCATGCCAAGGCATGTAAGTGTTTGTATTTCTGTGCGTGGCACTCATACTCGACACTGAATAAAATTGAgttgttttgaatattttgtttccatttttgttATTTGCATAACATTAGCATGTCTATTGATCCTGTTATTTTCAGAATTCCAAGGCTTGATGTTGAAATTTCAGCGTTGAGGAGTGTATATTGAGTTGTAATATAAGATAAACTATGATCAGAGGAAAGGAAAAAGTAGAAACggctcattttatttattttattttttgtaactcTTCTAGGTTAAGGTCGGGGCCCCCACCCCACAGAAAAAAGCGTACAgcccctacaaagtggatgggattctagcgaatcctcacacagcggaaaatacgcccaatggacatgctgcgatttccaaaaccgttgtggttttgtaactcacagcatgtcaattatacctaaggaaatgctggtggtttccttatGGGCATAATTGAattagaaagtccgcagagaaaaccgCAGTGTagtccgctatgtggggccttagccttaggccggggccccacggactggaaacgccgcgatttgcccgtagatataatgttaagagaaagtctgcagaggaaaactctgtgaactttctcttaaaagcgcagcggttcttcccgcagcgctctaGTGCTATGTATACGCCccgtgcggccttagccttatgaTATTATAAGGAATTAAACCCTTCAGTACTTGAACTATTGGTATATAACGCCCCTGTTTTTCTTAGAGGCACATTTAGTAATTCAGGCAGAGAATTAAACACAGTACAGGCAGAATTACAATGAAGTACAATGCAAAGACATTGATAGCCTCACTTTACCAACAATAAAAGCAGTACACGACTGAAGGAATAACAACAGTGTGCATGCCATTCTTTCCAAATGAGACTCTCGACTGCACTCATGTTCCTAGGATAAGCAGAACTTCATTTGTTTTTTTCTCATTATCTCGAAagcagaaaagcaaaaaaaaaaaaaacttacatagtAGAGTGTATTCAGTACAGAAATGAATAGAAGAAAACAAGGAGCAAGAAGGGTAACTTGTAGAGCTTGTACTCTGACCCCTGACACTTTATAAGTTGTGAATTGTTAGGGGGCATTCgcactactgttggattccgtcagcagtgtccgtggctattgtccgtacaagattttagcaatggacactagctggtccgtctgaaatttccattcatttcaatgagattttatcttgtgtcagtttgtgtccatttacacccatgtccgttttttcaagcggacaataAAAACCTACATGAAAGatttttctgtctgtttgaaaaaatggacagcaaaggtccattatttttttcaatattgaagtctatgggcttaTATATGGACTTATAACGGATAGTAACTgatagctaggttcacactaacgctgCTGTCCCCCCAGGGTCTCCGTCCTAAATCCTGGGGAAAATGGTCTGGGGACCGCTTGcaaactttgtgtccgtgcaaaaataaTCAGTTTTCAggcagagaggccgcatacggacaccggtggtcacctttaaaaattcATTAAAATGAAAGGGTTTTAAAAGGATCTtttcatagaaacccttttttaaGAGTAACACGTCGGAAGAGTCTTaaaaaagactattcttctcctacttttcgttgtcttctccgtgccaccgctccgtaggaatcctggttcttgtcggtatgcaaatgagttctctcgcagcactgggggtgggccccagcactcaaacagccctgcgggtgtccccaatgctgcgagagaactctctctagcgctgcctccatctttgtcagcagcgtcttcttcatcctcttcttccggtgcaggtttccgacttctaggcctcgggccttgggcagagcagactgtgcatgcccacaggccacgagaaaatggctgcttacaatactgtgcaagcagccattttttcgTGGTCTGTGAGCATgtgcaagccaccgccggaagaagaagataaagaggacattgctgacgaagatggaggcggcactggagagagttctctcgcagcattggggacgcccccagtgctgtgagagagctaatttgcatactgagagaaactgggattgtaggcaaatggtggcgtggagaagacgacgaaaagtaggagaagaatagcctttcttgaggctattccgacgtgttactcttaaaaaaaaaaaaaaaagggtttctatgataggatccctttaaagctgaccgctggcaagccgtcccctgtccagtttccccggggtttaggatggagaCCCTGGGGCGGACggtggcagtagtgtgaacgccgcttTATTTATATTGTGCTTCAGTTCAGATGACATATCCCTTCAGCTACTGCTTATAAAGACATCAGATCTGCTGTCTAAAAGGACCCAGAACAAGTGTGGTCTCCTGCCACCTTAACAAGCGTCCCATATACTTTGATGTCTTGGTAACACAGCTTTCTTGTATGTACTTTATCAACTAGCAACCagctttatgtagattgtgagccccatatagagctcacaatgtacattttttcctattagcatgtctttagagtatgggaggaaacccatgcaaacacagggagaacatacaaactccttgcagatgttgcccttggcaggattcaaacccaggactccagcactgcaaggctacagtgctaaccactgagccaccatgttacccccaaaatttttggcggcaacacattgcagatctttccgcagcgctttagacagaaagttcacagaggtttccagaGGTATAATGGTGAAATGATAAAAAGTGGAGGGTAAAATAACAATGCAGAGTCTGTCAGGAGTAAATCGGTTATAGACTTAATCCGAGTACCTTGTGGAGGTTATTCTACAGTTAGTGAATTTGCCTCTATTATTCAGCTTTGAAGCCACAATTTCATGTAAACCGCAATTTTATTCACATACAAATAAAGAGAAAAGTGCAGTGTCTGGGGGTCCAAAGCCCAGGCAAGCTACAGGGGCCCCCTAAAGCATTTTTCCATTAATATACATGTGGATAAAGCAGTGAATTCCCTGTGAATGGGCTCCAAAACtgaattagggagccttcacacggagtgtacgcttgctcattctgaacgtaaaactcgttcacagtgagcggcgtaaaaaacacatcccattgacttgaatgggtgccagcatatgtgcactccccattgaaatcaatgggaggcttttttacctattgctttcaatgtgatacacgtatacgccagcacccattcaagtcaatgggatctgttttttacgccgctcactctgaacgagttttacgttcagaatgagcgagtgtaaactccgtgtgcaggctccctaaggttggattcacatctgcatttgactCTCCGTAGGTTTTTAGGGGCAAGTCctcttagtctatggggtctgcaggttttcacaggtgaccactttttaagcaaaCAGGGTAttcatctttcaggtccccatacgGACCCAAAACGGAAACATGTTTGGAAACTGTAGACTGGGATTAGGTTTCTAACCAGCATACTGCTGACCGTCTACAACACATACAGTTCATTGTATCTGAGCTAGTAACTAATGGAATACCCTTTTGAGATGTGTCTTGTGTTAATCCACTATCTCCTTACCATGGTGTGTATATAGAATTGAACTGCATAAGGACTATAGGTTTACATTGATCCTCTATTATAATCCAGAGGTGCATTCATAATTCTAcagacttcagagctgaaatctcagtGTCTGTACACTGTCTGTTCTTGTTATTTGCCTTCTGGGAAGTGTCATGTTTGCCCCCACACTTGTTAGAGAACAATTATCTGTCtcattgtattatactgtagatGTTCAACTAAAAGCTGAAAAGAACTGTTTCTAATAACAACCAGCAGaagtgtgaatacagctctgggctATAATACAGGATGCAGCTTGAATCAATGTAAAGTAAGTGTCACAATCTTAATGACTTAACCCCTTATCTGGAAGAGACTAGGTATATCCATAGACAGTATCAAAGATGGATATGTAAGAAATTCCCTCAGTTTCCAGTGACTTCTATGAAGTGTCTTCTAACATCCATATGCAGTCCTAACTAGTTTAATATAACACCTATCcagtctatatatatatcacctaGTCCATAAAACATGAAGAGCATCCTCATCTGCATAAGTAACTAGACATGTCTATATAATAAGCCTGCACATTTCCATGAACACTAGGCTGTAAGGTAAAGTTTATTCATGAAACTCCATtgcttgtcttttgatttgctttacatacattaaaatgaatccaaggcAGGCAGTAATAATATGCAGCACATGAAGCAGCCTCTGAGAGAGCCATGCATGGAGATAGACAGCACTAATAAcatccactagggggcgctgtgcagAGCACATCTCAATGTAATAGGCTAATCAGCTCATACTTACAGAGAGCGCAGTTTTCACATCCTACATGCTTCTTAGCCTGTGAGCTGCTCTGACAAACAatgctgtatacactgctgctgctgctgctggaccTGCTGGGATACACTAGAGTTGCCTGATCGGATGCAAAACTATATATACATCagatacagagggatacagagaGTTCATGGGGATTGTGCAGGCTCTAAGCTTCATGGCGTATTGATGCAAAATAGATCTGTGCCAGGAGATCATGATCCAGAGGAGAGAGAGGGTGAACTGACCCCTTCTCCAAAATCTCTGCTTCTGGTGCTGTACACAAGTGCTGGAGAAGATCAGGGAGCAGCCACATAATGATGGTGCAAAGTGCTCATCTCTCCCAGGGAGCAAAGTCAGTGGATGTCTGGAAGCAGCCCTgagtcaccaccaccaccacaatgCAGCTGGCAGAGGCTAAGTGCCCCTGGCCCCATAGGCAATAACTACACCTGAGGAGCAGCTCTCACAGGAATGAAGAATGGGTATGTGTACTGCTGGGGGGGAAACACTGCACACACATGCACCTGCATGCATGCCCAGGAcacatgtgcaaatgcacatacactcACACTTCTACAGTAGTATCAGTATACTACTAATATCATATAGCAACATGTCTAGATGAGTgctttttatctattttatttgCTTTATGGTAATGATTTCAtcattaatttttatatatatatatatatatatatatatatatatatagatatatatagatatatatagatatatatagatatatatcatattatatatataataatattgttgcATAATTGTATATATCAATATTTTCTATCTATAGTTTTGTCTATTTAATATaggatatttttttatatatatatatatatatatatatatatatacagtatataatatttttaagatatatatatatatatatatatatataattttaatattttatatattgggttttttttatatacacacacacacaatttagTGATATATAGAATTAATTCTATGTGTTTATTTGTATGCACACATATATTTAGACTTATTATTCTATGTTTATAAACATTATTACTCCTGTTCTAGCACCAAAGAACTCTAGCACATAGAATTAGACACAATTTTTCTGCatgctttattttttattggATGCTTTCTATGCTACATGAATATTATAATCTTCATATATCATGGAAGCAAAGCTGTTAAGCCATTCTATGCTATGTCTATAGTATAAACACTGTAAATCAGAAAATCACTTCCAGGCTTTTGCTTGTAGGTTTCAACCCTTATCGGTTATTAAGAGGATCAGCTGTATTCCTGCTTCTAGCCCTGCTGGTTTTCATGGCTATGCTCTCCTCTGCTGAACGTGGGTGCCCTACAGGATGTAGGTGTGATGGAAAAATGTTTTATTGCGAGTCTCAGAAGCTGCAGGAAATCCCTTCATCAATATCTCCTGGATGTGTTGGGTTATCTCTTCGGTATAACAGTCTCTACGTCCTGAAATATAATCAATTCAAAGGTCTTAATCAGCTCACTTGGCTGTACGTCGACCATAACCATATTAGCAGCATTGATGAGAATGCATTCAATGGGATCCGTCGATTAAAGGAGCTGGTTCTGAGTTCTAATAGGATTTCTCACCTTCTCAATAACACCTTCAGACCCGTCACTAACCTGAGAAACCTAGACCTTTCCTACAATACCCTACAAAAACTTGGACCGGGTCAATTTAAGGGCTTGAGGAAACTGCAGAGCTTACACTTGAGGTCCAATTTGTTACGAACCATCCCAGTGAGAATTTTTCAGGATTGTAGGAATCTAGAACTTCTGGATCTAGGTTATAACCGAATCCGGAGTTTGGCCAGAAATGTTTTTACAGGTATGATCAGATTGAAGGAACTGCATTTAGAGCACAACCATTTCACCAAACTCAACCTGGCCCTTTTTCCAAGGCTGGTTAGTCTACAGAACCTCTACCTACAGTGGAACAGGATCAGTTTTATAGGACAAACCATGGCTTGGACTTGGACCTCATTGCAGCGACTTGATTTGTCTGGAAATGAGATTGAAGCCTTCAGCGGCCCGAGCGTATTTCAATGTGTCCCAAACCTTCAGAGGCTTAACCTGGATTCTAATAAGTTGACCTTCATAGGCCAGGAAATCTTGGACAGCTGGGGATCTCTGACAGATGTAGGCCTGGCGGGAAATATCTGGGAGTGTAGCCGAAATATCTGCTCCTTGGTCAACTGGCTAAAAAGTTTTAAAGGCCTACGAGACAACACTATTCTTTGTGCCAGCCCAAAGGATCTGCAGGGGGTCAACGTCATCCAGGCAGTGAAAAGCTACAATATTTGCAGCAAAAATGTTACGGAAAGCAGGGAGCTGAAAACAACGGGGCGGAATACAACACTGAAACACAAAATAACAAGAACTAAACATGAAAGTAACCATTCAATGCCTCCGACTGTCGGAGTGACAGGACCTGGCTACGATAGCGGTGGGGATGCAGATAGTGTTTCTTTACATAAAATAATAGCAGGGACTATTGCTCTGTTCCTGTCAGTATTAGTGATATCCTTAGTAATCTATGTGTCATGGAAAAGGTCTCCAGCAGGTGTAAGACATCTGCAGCAGGCAACCCTTATGAAAAATCACAGCCAAACAAAAAGATCATCCCTAACACAAATTAGCCTCACTCCGCAGGAATTTTATGTAGACTACAAGCCTGCGACTAACAGAGAAACTTGTGAATCCATAAGCAGTACTGGGCCCTGCACATATACCAAAACAGGTTCCAGGGAATGTGAGGTATAAGGCCTGACAAtacctttctttcttttttttttatttgattttagaATGACTTGTTTTTTTTATGGGACTGCAGTAATTCCACTTCTCATTGATCACTAATGTCATATATAGACACCTGTATAAATATTAGTCTGTTCATTTCTGCCAAATTATAAAGAAAGACGTTACGAGAATAGCCGCTGTAAAATCTCGGAGAGATGGTGTGCAATATATTGTGAGTTATGGTGCTGTTTCCTTTTTTCATTTTGGATTAAAGTATCACTTGTTTTGAGGTTTTGGAGACTTCTGCTAACATTTCTTTCAATCTTGTAGTAAAGTTCATGCTGTTTTATAAGGCCAGGCACATTTATTAAGATGGTATTTATTACTTGCATTGTTATTTTACCCTCCACTTTTTATCATCATGTCATTCTTAGGTCCAATATTGTGTTCTCTGCAATATATCCTTATAGCGGTTGGAGTTCTGTATTTCTGATACATTGCTTCTCCTGCATACACACAGATTCTGTCTGCtgctccactagagggagcttcagAGCTTACTGCATTCTGTGTAATTGCATTCAATTCATCAACAGTATGCtgttagtgagctccctctagtggtggcagcaAGCAGGCCAAAAGTTATGTCTGCAGTATGTCTATGAATTTGTTATAGAATTctgatcactatatatatatatatatatatatatatatatatatatatatatatataaaacatatatatatatatatatatatatatatatatatatatatatataacatatatatataaaacatatatatatatatatatatatatatatatatatatatatatatatatatatgagttaaTTGGAGCAGAATTTTAAACCTTTACATTAAAAGAACAAAATGATGGATATTTACTTTAAATATGGCTACTCCTTAAAACATGGAATATAGTGACCTTATCAATTCTTTCCAGTCTCTTCCCACAGAACTTAATCTCCTGGGTCTCAATGTGGCATTTTGTGTCAGGTTCTCTTAGCTATAATATGTCGATAGGCAATATATGCTTGACGTCAGTAAAGTGCTATAGCTCTGACATGGGGTGTCTAGATAACATTGGTTTGTCAGTCATTTTAATTTAGAATTCCATATGAACAGATTAGATGTATACTATTCAGATATTGgtatatatactgatatatagtttgCCTTCAGTTGTTGACTTTACAGTATACATTCTGTGGGTTGATTTCAGTAAGGCTCAAGAGCACTTATAGTGTTTACTCTGGGAATTACACATTTGGTGTTTGAgtgcttatttaaaggggtattcccacctcacatactcaccagtcttcactcttgtaaaatcttctttcttcctggtttcttgcatcatttggtgggcggggtttcacatgcaacctgccgtttagctccgcccccaaatttacgtgtagctccgcccacccacattggactatgaagtacaggcagcagcaactccattctgtgttacatacagagactgcctgtgtcataatgaacacaactgaattagctagcctgataactgggagaacagaagaaatgaaagcagctcctctatctgagtgcaggacctaggtcacatggtgtagacacaggattagctagatacacaggctcactccctgcacttagcccctcctcccccctgagagcagaagatacatcatttgactcaggagcagctaggtcagggctgtggccacaaagaattgaataaagtaagatagtggacaaataaagcagttttgctgaagcagtgtatttaggaaaagtcttacatccacattaaccagcagtatagataggatccttgtgatgggacaacccctttaagggtttggAGGCAGAAGAGGAAGGGTAAGGAGATTACAAAATGTGAGTAAAACCCAGTTTGAGGATGTACGGTATTGTAAGTGTTCCAGTTGACTGAGCCAAAGAtttagttaaagaggttgtctcttAATAGACCTTTATTATATACACACGGGGTAGGTGATAAATTCTGATCACTGGAGACCCCACTGCTAGGACCCTAACAATTGCCAAAACAGGATCCTTGATCTCCCAATTACAGCAGAGAGGAGGAGTTTGGTTTGTAAAGTGGTCGATGGGACAGGCGGAAGTAGGCAGCTTGCTGAACTTGGCTCTATTCAATCTTTGCATTACTGCAGTCATACATTGGGAAGGAACAGAAGGCTCAGGACCCCTTGCTAGTGATTGGGGGGCCTCAGGATGTTTATCGCCTTTTGTGTGTATGATCCTAAATCTCAATTGTGGAAAAAATAACATGTTTAATGCATAGAAATTCTATATAACATGTCATTATCAGTTAATGTGATATGTAAAGTCATTCATGGCTTGGTGGAAGATGGCTGAGGAAATCCAAATTGTGCTTATCCAAAAGCGAATTTTGTGCATTCAATGTCTAATGCCACTACTTATGTGAAGAGTTCTAGCTTGTTTCTAGGCAGTGAATCTTTACATATGTATGATTATGTTTAGAATTATACAAATATACTAAGAACTCTTACTTTTCTTAAGAAATGTAGAAGTAAATGACTTGGGATATTTCTTTTTATACATGATAAGCTTGTGCTTAACCACCTCTATAGAACAGGGCATTGTATATACTAAGAAGACTGAGCTGTCTGttatcaccactaggggagctaatCTGTATAAGAAATGAGTACAGCAGAGGCGacacatgaagctcctgggccccaatgcaaaatctgtaccaggtccCCAAACTATAATGTGTTGCGTCCTCATATGTGGAAGCAACACCTTATGGACACCTTGGGCCAGGGAACGGCTCTCCCCCTCAAACATTGTCCTTGTATACAgatctgccccctagtggtgataaCAGGCAgcactttttgtttattttacaaGAGTGTATATTGATTGCATATCGGAGTAACAGTTTTTACTAAAGAAGCAAAGCAATGTAGCAATAGCTAGGAAAATCCTCCAGATCTGTCCACCTACTAGAAACCTCCAatggtagatttttttttgcaggtatgTTCTATATGTCTCTTTTCCTAAGAGTGAGTATTTtctttctcatatatatatatatatatatatatatatatatatatatatatatatatatatatacatatataccttcGGATAGGTAAAAAATTCAGGATAATTACTCCTTCCAATTGCAAGACTTGCCTAAAGGTAACACAATTATCCATCCTGCCAGCTTCATTTTTACTAGACCTCTGTCCCATTCCTTGTCAGATACAATCACCTTTTGATCGTATTTTTTGCTAAACCTCAATATAATCCCCAACCTAACACAGTGGAGCAGTCAAATCCTCATCACATACACAGCCCAGCCAGTGGAGCGGAGAGACACTTGACTGAAGTCATACCCTCATGTTTGATCTCCAAAGGAGAACATATTTTTGCAAAGGAGAAATACTGGATAATAGATACAGCCTCTGGGCAAATACATACTTTGTTCTTTGTTATTGCACTACATGCTTTGAATGCTCTTATATTGCATTATACGGCAGGTTGGGGGATGACATTTAAATACACTTATTATTTTGCTCAATAAACTTCCAGAAAGCAATAAATGTAAATTACTCAATGTTTCCTGTTCTGTGATGAAAGGAATCACTAGAGGTtatcagtatattgtatattttctGCGGTAATAGGCagttctgcatttttcatgtataCATTATGGAGGCATTTGATTGATAAGGACAATGGAATTGATAGGTGTACAGAGGGATGAGGAGCACTGACAACTGGCTGCCAATAGACACTAGAGCAGTCTGAAAGGGAATGAAATGCGTCGTGTTAGGTATATATTGTACTACCATGGCTTAGTAGAAGCAAATTTGATCAGGCGATTGCATTAAATGCTAAGCAAATTGGATCAAATGACA
It contains:
- the LRRTM3 gene encoding leucine-rich repeat transmembrane neuronal protein 3; protein product: MGFNPYRLLRGSAVFLLLALLVFMAMLSSAERGCPTGCRCDGKMFYCESQKLQEIPSSISPGCVGLSLRYNSLYVLKYNQFKGLNQLTWLYVDHNHISSIDENAFNGIRRLKELVLSSNRISHLLNNTFRPVTNLRNLDLSYNTLQKLGPGQFKGLRKLQSLHLRSNLLRTIPVRIFQDCRNLELLDLGYNRIRSLARNVFTGMIRLKELHLEHNHFTKLNLALFPRLVSLQNLYLQWNRISFIGQTMAWTWTSLQRLDLSGNEIEAFSGPSVFQCVPNLQRLNLDSNKLTFIGQEILDSWGSLTDVGLAGNIWECSRNICSLVNWLKSFKGLRDNTILCASPKDLQGVNVIQAVKSYNICSKNVTESRELKTTGRNTTLKHKITRTKHESNHSMPPTVGVTGPGYDSGGDADSVSLHKIIAGTIALFLSVLVISLVIYVSWKRSPAGVRHLQQATLMKNHSQTKRSSLTQISLTPQEFYVDYKPATNRETCESISSTGPCTYTKTGSRECEV